The DNA sequence CTACGTCATAGACACCAAGGCGGCCGGCCGGTCGCCGCCCGATACCGATGCCTGCGCCGTTCTCGACGCCCGCAGCCCAGTCGGGACGTACAGCGTTGCCCGGACGTGTTCCGCCCGCATCGCGTTGCGCCTCGCCCATGCAGGGTCGCCACGGCCGCAGCGGTCCGACGTCGTCGGGTCCGACGGCGGTGCGGGCGGCGGCGTACGGCCACGGGAGGAAGCCCCATGGATTTCGAGATCAACGCGGAGACCGGCTACAACTACGGCACCGCATCCAACACAGCGTTCTACGAGCTCATGCTGGCGCAGTACTCAGCGGAGCTGGCCTCCGGCACCGCCTCGACAGATAGCGACCCGGGTCTGCTGTGGTTGACATTCGAGGGCATCGCGCGTCGCGACGCGCGGGTCGACTGGTCCGCACATCGCGGAGCGCTGGCCGGAAACCGCTGGCTTCCCATCCTCTACGAGGTCGACGAGGACTGCGGCCTCGGCGACACCTCGATAGACGACGAATACGACCCGGCGCTCTTCGACGAGGACAGCCTCGTGGGATGCCGCACACGCCTGACCGCGCTCCTGTCGCTGGCGGACGGGCCGGGGGTCACCGACAACTTCGACCTCGTCGAGCTCGCCCGGGACATCCACGCGGCCACCGGCGGATACGACCCGCTCGCGCTGGCACGCGCCGACCTTCTGATGCTGGCCGAGGGGCGCCGCCGCGCCGCGCATTGAGCACCGACACGCTCAGCGCAGAACTTCCGGCAGGTGGCTCTCTCGACCCGGCGCGGGTCATTCCCGCCTCGAACGGTCGCCGTCGCACCGGGGTGAGCGTGCACGCCGACGATGAGTTCGGGCCTCGCCGCCGGTCCAACCTTGCACCGACAGTGTCCATGACACTGCCGACGGGCACTTGGCGGCACAGTAGAAGGGGCACGACCATGTCTGAACTGCTCGTAGACTTCATCACCACGCTCGACGGCTACGCGTCGGGCCCCTGGCCAGGATGGTGGGGAATGGAAGGCCCGGAATACCTCGGTTGGGCCGGCGGACAGGCCGAGGCCACCTACCTTATGGGGGCGAACACTTACCGGCAGATGTCAGGCTTCGCCGGCGGCGACGTGCCGGCAGGCGTAGACGAGTTCAGGGCAGAGGAAGAAGCGTCCGTCGACGGGTTGACGCGAGCGTCCAAGGTGGTGTTCTCCTCCTCACTCGAGGATCCGCTGACATGGGCCAACTCCACACTCGTCCGCGGCGATGCCGTCGAGACGGTCCGTGCCATGAAGGAGGACGGCTCGGAACCTCTGAGTACGATCGGCAGCCTGAGCCTGTGCCGGAGCCTGCTGAAAGCCGGTCTCGTCGACCGTTTCCGGGTCGTCATGTTCCCGGTGATCACCGGGGCCACAGGTGCGGAGCGGATCTACGACGGCTACCCGGATGTAGCCCTCGAGATGATCGATCACCGAACCTTCGATGACAGTATCCAACTGGTGGAATACCGCCCCACGGTTCTTGCGGCCCGGGGCACCTGAGAGACACACGCCCAGCATGGGGCCGGTGCCCGGTCGGCATTCTCGGGGTGTCCGGCGAGGCGATCATCGACGACTTCGTCGCATCGAACACATACAACCGTGAGCACAACGAGAAGACCTACAAGTACCTCGAGGGCAAGGGCGTGGACATCTCGCTGGTCAAGCCGCTGATGGAACAACGCCCCAGCCAGATCAAGCCCGTCCTCGATGCGGTGCACAACACCTACGGCGGCTGGGACACGTTCGCCCACGACGTGCTCGGACTCGACTCGCAAACCCTGGCACAGCTACACGACAAGATGCTCGCAAAAGCCGTACCCGGACCGGGCGCCGCGGACAGAGGCACGACCCCACGGCGTCCGCGGCATATCCATCCGACATTCGGGGCCGCTATCAGCCCGACGGTGAGGCCGATCAGAGCGTTCTGCACTCGCGGGCCGAATCAGCTCCCACGCAGAACGCTCGAAGCATAGCCGGCACACCGGCCCCGCCCGCATCCACTACTACGTCTCGTAGTATTCCTGGTCACACTCTATGGACGGATACCCTTCCCCCAAATAGATTCGGGCCATGGGCATTTCACCGCAGAATCTTCAGGTCATCCGCGCGTCGCTTCCCGCCGTCGCCGGCGCGATCGGCGAGGTCACTCCGCTGTTCTACCGGTCCATGTTCGCCGCGCACCCGGAACTCGAACGCGACCTGTTCAACCGCGGCAATCAGAGCCAGGGCGAGCAGCAGAAGGCCCTCGCCGGTGCGATCGTCGCATTCGCCACCATCCGGACGGGCACCGATCCGGAGCGGGCGCGGTCCATCATCTCGCGGATCGCCCACAAGCACGCGTCCCTGGGGATCACGGCCGACCAGTACGCCATCGTCCACAAGCACCTGTTCGACGCGATCGCGGAGGTCCTCGGCGCTGCGCTCACCAGCGAGGTCGCGGCGGCGTGGGACGAACTGTACTGGGATATGGGCCAGTGCCTCGTCACCGAGGAGAACCGCCTCTACGCCGAGGCGGGGGTGGCTCCAGGGGACGTCTGGCGCGCGTTGACGGTGGTGCGCCGCGTCCAGCAATCCGCAGAGACGGTCACCTTCGAGCTGGCCGACGCCGGCGGCGCACCGCTTCCGCAGCACCGCCCCGGCCAGTACATCTCGGTGCAAGTACCGCTACCCGACGGCGCGCGGCAGATCCGCCAGTACAGCCTCGTCGGCGCGCCGAGCGCCCCGAACTGGGAGATCAGCGTCAAAGCCCTCCCGTCGGCCGTGCTCGGCGATGGGACGACGGCCCCTGAAGGGCAGGTCTCCCATCACCTGTACCGCAACGTTTTCGAGGGCGACACGCTGCGCGTGTCGATCCCCTTCGGCGACCTGGTCCTGGACGACGGCGACTCCCCCGTCATGCTCGTCTCCGCGGGGATCGGCTGCACCCCGATGATCGGGATGCTCCACCACCTGGCCGACACCGGCAGCACGCGTCCGGTGTCCGTGCTCCACGCCGACCGGTCACCGTCCCACCACGCCCACCGCGCCGAGCTCACCGAACTCGTCGGCCGCATCCCCTCCGCAGTGCTGCACCGGTGGTACGAGGATCTCGGCGCCCGTTCCGCCGCGCCGACCATCGCCAGCGGCCGGGCCAACGTCTCCGGGATCGGCATCGAGGACGGCACCACCGTCTACATGTGCGGGCCGATGCCGTTCATGCGGTCGATCCGGCAGTCGCTGATCGCCCGTTCCGTGCCGGCGGAGTCGATCCACTGCGAGGTTTTCGGCCCCGAAGCCTGGGACGATGCCGACCGCGGCACGGCGCTTGCGTCCGCCTCGTCGTAGTCCCCGACCGCGACCGCCGCGCGCTGCGGTGTCCGCGGCGGTCGCAGGATCACCCGAGCGCGGCACGCACGAGGCGGGCGATCTCCGGGTCCGCGGTCACCAGCGTGACCACCTCGACGTCGCACCGCGCCTCGCCGAGGGCGCGCACGGCCTGGTCGACCGCGTCGCCGCGCGGCCAGGCCCCCGGGCCCGAGGCGAGCAACGGGCACGCCACGGTGCGTGCGCCCACCGATTCCGCGACCAGCAGGCAACGCCGGTAGGTGTCGCGGAGGACGCCCGCGCGGTCCTCGCGGCGCGAATACCGGGGGCCCACCGTGAGGATCACCCACCGCGCAGGCAACTCCCCTCCCCGTGTGGCCACGGCGTAGCCCACCTCGAGACCGCGAGGGAAGGTCGTCTCACGCAGCAATCGGCATGCGTCCCGCATGCCCGGCCCCGCCCGCCGCTGCACGGCTCCGGACGGGCCCGCGCCGACGCGCAGGTCCTGCCCGGTGGGCACCACCACCGCGTCCACCGCCATTCCCGCGGCATCCGCCACCGTCACGTCGATGAGAGTCATCCGCGCCCCTCCCCTGCAGAGGTCGTTGACCCCACGGTATAACGCGGGTCACACCGCCCGGGTCGTATCGGTGCAGCAACGCCCCCGGCCCCGTGTCAATCCGCGGCCGCGCACCAGAGCTCGCGCAGCCGATCGCGCGCCACGGCCGGCGCCACGGCTCTGCGGCCGCCGGCCCCGTCGGGCTCCGTCAGGCCCAGGTCCTCGAGCGTCGCCAGGGCGTCGTCCGCAGCGAACCGGAACTCCCTCCCCCGCTGCAGTTCGGGCCGGCCCTCGACCGCGGCGGCGAGCGCGTGCGCGGTCAACGGCTCTCCGGCCGCCCGCAGCTCACGGTAGGCGAGCATCGCCAGCGCGTACTCCGCATCCTCGGCCGCCCCCAGGAGCCGGTAGAACACCCCGGCGTCGTTGTCGAGATTGCGGTAGTACAAGTTGTCCGTCAGCGTGTTCATGAACTGCAGCCGCCGGCGCGTGTACTTGCGGTACTGCCTGGCCACGTAGCTGCCGAGGGCCACGAGGCCCGCGCCCACGGTCACCAGCGCCGCCTGGTTCACCTGCACCGGGGTGTCGCGCAGCCCCACCCAGAACGCCAACAGGAGCACCAGCAGCCCGACGGCCGAAATGAGCTTGGTCGCCACCAGCGCGATGCCGGAAACCAGCGCGGGGATGACGATGAGCAGCTTGTCCGTCCACCGCATGCGCGGGCGGACCCCCGGCAGGAGCATCTCGATGTCGTCCTTCGGGACGTCCTCGAACAGTTTCAGCGCCGTGACCTCGCCGGTGTGCACATACACCAGCACGCGCGAGAAGCGTTCGTACTCGATGTCCTTCGTCCGCAGCCCCCACCACGTGCGCACCCGGGCCGTCGCGGACACGCGGCCGCGCCGGTACAGCACCGCGCCGACCAGCGTCCGTTCGGGAATCTCCATCCGCACGCGCAACAGGGCGTGCGACCGCATCGACGCCGCGAGCTCCTCCTGGGTGATCCGGGTGTACCCCGCGGTGTCGGCCAGCCCGTCGAGCAGGTTTTCCAGCCTGGTGCGCGCCCGGGCGCGCGCCTCGTCCGCGGGCGGTGCGTCCCTGCGCGCGTACTCCGGGGGATGCAGCAGGAAGTAGTCCGCCTCGACCTCCCGCAGCACACGCCGATACCGCTGATGCAAGACGCCGGCGAGCAGCCGATGGACCTCCATGGCCGTGTCTCGGTCCCCGGTCGCGGCGTCCGCCGCGCACAGGGCCGTCACTTCCGACCGGAGGAACGGAATGAATCGCTCGTCGCTCACGGGCTCCCCTCGCACGCTGATGCAACTGCTCACCCTAACCGGTGCGCCCGCACAGCGGCCCGTACCGGCACCACGACCGGGCCGGCGTCGGTAGCATCCGCACCGTGACCGAACAACCGACAGGAATCCGGAACTGGCGCGACCTCGGCGGGATCGCGACGGTCGACGGCCGCATCGTCCGCCCGGGCGCATTCTTCCGCTCCGCCGAGCTGAGCGCCGTGTCCGAAGACGACCGCGATGCGCTCTCCCACCTGGGCATCGGACCGGTCTTCGACCTGCGCACCGACGCCGAACGCACGGGCGCGCCGGACGACCTCCCGGACTCCGCGACGGTGGTGCCGCTGGACGTGCTGGCGGACAAGTACGCCGCCGCGGTCCCGACGAAGATGCAGGACTTCCTGACCTCGCCGCAGGCCGTCGAGGCCGCGCTGGGCGGAGGACGGGCCGCGGAGATGATGGCCGAGAATTACCGTGCGATGGTCACCATCCCCAGTGCGGTGCGCTCCTACCGCGCGATGGTGCGCGACATCGCGGCCGACCCGCGACCGGCGTTGGTGCACTGCACCAGCGGCAAGGACCGCACAGGCTGGGGCACTGCGATCGTGCTGTTCGCGGTGGGCGCCGACGAGCAGTCGGTGCAGACCGACTATCTGCGCACCAACGAGCTGTATCTGCCCACGCTCACCGACACCTTCGCCAAGTTCGAGGCGGCAGGCGGCAACCCCGACGACCTGCGCGCGCTGCTCGGTGTGCGGCCGGAATACCTGCAGGCCGCCCTCGACGAGGCCCGCACGGTGCACGGTTCGCTGGAGGCGTACCTGTCCGAGGCCCTCGGCATCGACGACGCCCTGCGCGAGGCGCTGCGCGCACGCCTGCTGCTGCCGGACTGAGCCGACCCCGCCGGACTGGCCCCGCCTGCGTCGGCAGGATCCGCGGTCCCCCACCGCGGGATGCGGCACTATCGAACCGTGACGTCCGCGCTCGATCTCTTCTCCGCACCCACCCGCGACTGGTTCGCAGAGACGTTCGGCACGCCCACGCCGGCCCAGGAGCAGGCGTGGGCGGCGATCGCGTCCGAGGCGCACACCCTCGTCGTGGCACCGACCGGCTCCGGCAAGACGCTCGCCGCGTTCCTGTGGGCCATCGACCGGCTCGCCGGCCGCGCCCACGACGACGCGGCCGACCGCGCGGGCACCAAGATCCTCTACGTCTCACCTCTCAAGGCGCTGGCCGTGGACATCGAACGCAACCTGCGGCGGCCCCTCGCCGGCATCGCCGACGCGGCGGCCCGGGCCGGCACGCCGCGGCCGGGCATCACGGTCGGCGTGCGGTCCGGGGACACGCCCCAGTCACGGCGGCGCGCCCTGGTGCGCACGCCCCCGGACATCCTCATCACCACGCCGGAATCGCTGTATCTGATGCTCACCTCCTCGGCCCGCGGCACCCTCACCGGCGTCGAGACGGTGATCGTGGACGAGATCCATTCGGTGGCCGGCACCAAGCGCGGTGCGCACCTTGCGCTGTCGCTCGAGCGTCTCGACCTGCTCACGCCCCGACCGTGCCGGCGCATCGGCCTGTCGGCCACCGCCCGGCCGCACGAGGAGGTCGCACGGTTCCTCGGCGGCGGCGCGCCCGTGACGACCATCGCGCCGGCCGCGGACAAACGCTGGGACCTCACCGTACGGGTGCCCGTCGACGACATGACGGATCTGTCCGCCCCCGCCTCAAGCCCGACCGGGGCCGGCGAGAGCACCTCTGGGCCCGGTGAAGGCACCTCTGGGCCCGGTGAAGGCACCTCTATATGGCCGCACATCGAGCAGCTCGTCGCCGCCCTCGTCGACCACCATCGCAGCACCATCGTGTTCTGCAACTCCCGGCGCCTGACCGAACGGCTCACCGCCAGGCTCAACGAACTGGACGCCGAGCGCCGCGGCGTCGAGGTGGACCGGCAGGCGCCTCCGCCCGCGCTGCTCGGCTCCACCTCCGACGCCGCGTTCGCCGCCGACGGGCACGGGGCGCAGTTCGCCCGCGCCCACCACGGCTCGGTGAGCAAGGAACGCCGCGCCGCCATCGAGGCGGACCTCAAGGCCGGCGCTCTGCGCTGCGTCGTAGCCACGTCCAGCCTCGAACTCGGCATCGACATGGGCGCGGTCGACCTGGTCGTCCACGTGGAGTCGCCGCCGTCGGTCGCGGGCGGGCTGCAGAGGATCGGCCGTGCCGGGCACCACGTCGGCGACGTCTCCCGCGGCGTGCTCGTCCCCAAGCACCGCGCGGACCTTCTGCATTGCGCCGTCACCGCCGACGGCATGCTCGCGGGGGCCATCGAATCGCTGTCGGTGGTG is a window from the Tomitella gaofuii genome containing:
- a CDS encoding dihydrofolate reductase family protein, encoding MSELLVDFITTLDGYASGPWPGWWGMEGPEYLGWAGGQAEATYLMGANTYRQMSGFAGGDVPAGVDEFRAEEEASVDGLTRASKVVFSSSLEDPLTWANSTLVRGDAVETVRAMKEDGSEPLSTIGSLSLCRSLLKAGLVDRFRVVMFPVITGATGAERIYDGYPDVALEMIDHRTFDDSIQLVEYRPTVLAARGT
- a CDS encoding tyrosine-protein phosphatase; this encodes MTEQPTGIRNWRDLGGIATVDGRIVRPGAFFRSAELSAVSEDDRDALSHLGIGPVFDLRTDAERTGAPDDLPDSATVVPLDVLADKYAAAVPTKMQDFLTSPQAVEAALGGGRAAEMMAENYRAMVTIPSAVRSYRAMVRDIAADPRPALVHCTSGKDRTGWGTAIVLFAVGADEQSVQTDYLRTNELYLPTLTDTFAKFEAAGGNPDDLRALLGVRPEYLQAALDEARTVHGSLEAYLSEALGIDDALREALRARLLLPD
- a CDS encoding globin domain-containing protein; protein product: MGISPQNLQVIRASLPAVAGAIGEVTPLFYRSMFAAHPELERDLFNRGNQSQGEQQKALAGAIVAFATIRTGTDPERARSIISRIAHKHASLGITADQYAIVHKHLFDAIAEVLGAALTSEVAAAWDELYWDMGQCLVTEENRLYAEAGVAPGDVWRALTVVRRVQQSAETVTFELADAGGAPLPQHRPGQYISVQVPLPDGARQIRQYSLVGAPSAPNWEISVKALPSAVLGDGTTAPEGQVSHHLYRNVFEGDTLRVSIPFGDLVLDDGDSPVMLVSAGIGCTPMIGMLHHLADTGSTRPVSVLHADRSPSHHAHRAELTELVGRIPSAVLHRWYEDLGARSAAPTIASGRANVSGIGIEDGTTVYMCGPMPFMRSIRQSLIARSVPAESIHCEVFGPEAWDDADRGTALASASS
- a CDS encoding macro domain-containing protein produces the protein MTLIDVTVADAAGMAVDAVVVPTGQDLRVGAGPSGAVQRRAGPGMRDACRLLRETTFPRGLEVGYAVATRGGELPARWVILTVGPRYSRREDRAGVLRDTYRRCLLVAESVGARTVACPLLASGPGAWPRGDAVDQAVRALGEARCDVEVVTLVTADPEIARLVRAALG
- a CDS encoding tyrosine-protein phosphatase, with product MSGEAIIDDFVASNTYNREHNEKTYKYLEGKGVDISLVKPLMEQRPSQIKPVLDAVHNTYGGWDTFAHDVLGLDSQTLAQLHDKMLAKAVPGPGAADRGTTPRRPRHIHPTFGAAISPTVRPIRAFCTRGPNQLPRRTLEA
- a CDS encoding TMEM143 family protein gives rise to the protein MSDERFIPFLRSEVTALCAADAATGDRDTAMEVHRLLAGVLHQRYRRVLREVEADYFLLHPPEYARRDAPPADEARARARTRLENLLDGLADTAGYTRITQEELAASMRSHALLRVRMEIPERTLVGAVLYRRGRVSATARVRTWWGLRTKDIEYERFSRVLVYVHTGEVTALKLFEDVPKDDIEMLLPGVRPRMRWTDKLLIVIPALVSGIALVATKLISAVGLLVLLLAFWVGLRDTPVQVNQAALVTVGAGLVALGSYVARQYRKYTRRRLQFMNTLTDNLYYRNLDNDAGVFYRLLGAAEDAEYALAMLAYRELRAAGEPLTAHALAAAVEGRPELQRGREFRFAADDALATLEDLGLTEPDGAGGRRAVAPAVARDRLRELWCAAAD